GGTGAGCTCAAAGGACATAGTTTAGGTAATTTGATCCTTCTGGCCGCTACGGAACTGGCTGGCGATTTTCGTCTCGCGGTCGAAGAGATGAACCACCTCTTAGCTATCAGGGGGCGCGTACTGCCAGTGACTACAGAGGCCGTCGTGCTCGCAGGACGCACGAGAGACGGGAAGGTTGTGCGGGGAGAGCTTGCCGTATCTTCGAACGGCAGCCAACTTGTGGAAATATGGCTTGAGCCGAGGGATGCGCATCCCTTGCCCGAAGTCATAAGCGCCATCTACGGCGCAGATCTCGTAGTTTTGGGACCTGGCAGTTTATTTACGAGCGTTATACCCAACATCTTACTTGACGATGTCAGTACAGCTATAAGGAAGAGCGACGCTCCGAAGGTCTACGTCGCCAATCTCATGACCCAACCAAACGAGACCGATGGCATGAACCTCTACGATCACACATCGTGGATTGCGAAAGTATTGAAGGCGTTTCCCGATTACGTCATAGCGAATAAAGCGCCCATACCGGAGGACACATTTAGCATGTATGTGGCATCTGGTTCATATCCGCTAATGTTGGATGACAACCAGAGAAGGGCATTGAACGAAGCTGGGTGCGAAATAATAGAGGCTCCTCTCATGAAAAAATTGGATAATGGCATGCTGCGCCATGACAGCCACAGATTAGCTGAGATCCTGGTGCGCCTGGCAAAGGAGGACAGAGACTAATAGATGGAGAAACTCGTTGCCCTTGTCAGGGATGAATGGCTGCTCTTGAGCGTAGACGACAATGGGGAAGCGGAAGGCGAGATTTTAGGGTTGATTCAGGGGATGAAAGAACTGAGGCAGGAAGACCTGTTAACCTCCGGTAGGTTATGGGTCTTTGAGAGACTGCGCCGCATTTGGCCGCTCGCTTCTTGGGCCGGGACGTGGGATTTTGCCTCACTTTTGGTTATTCCGCCCGACAAAAAAGGGAGAATATCTCTATCGTTGCCTCAAGATCTCTTGCGTCTCATGACTGACCGCTTTGACAGGCGAAACTCGTGGAGCTGGCTCAGGGGGTTGTGGGGCAGTTGTGGTTCCTTATACCTGCCCAGCAGCGGTTATTACTGCACCTTTCGTCTTTGCCAGCATAGCGGGATCGCTTTTAGAGTGGAGGAGCTGCTCTCTCAAATAATGGCAAAACCTGCGGAACGAAGGAAGGAAGGCTGCGTAGAGATTTCCATCCGCAGTCAAGTAGCCATTACAGTGCTGCTTCAACAGATGAAACTTAAGCGCTCTTCGCTATTGCTCCAAGAGAGGGCGCGCATGAGAGCCTTTCGAGATAGAGCGAATAAGGTGGTAAATTGTGATGCCTTTAACATTCAAAAGAGCCTTAAGGCAGCTGAAGAGCAACTAATCATAGCTCAACGACTTATGGAGTCGAAGGCATTCCATACGCTCTCCAGGCCGCTCAAAGAGTTGATAGTGGTGCGTCTACAGAATCCGAGCGCCACACTGGAGGAGTTAGGGAGAGCGCTCTCGAAGCCGGTTACCAAGAGTACTGTGGAGTATAGATGGAAAAAGCTGAAGTTCCTCGCTGAAGTTGCAACTGTTACTAAGGATTGAGTAACTCCGCGTTATATCAGAAGGCAGAACTAAAGGACGCTGAATTTGCATATGTGGTAAAGTTGATATAATTATTCTATAGGGTGCGATCTTTTCGCAAAACATTTTTGAGGAGGTAGATGAATTTGACGAAAAAGAGAATAGCTATTAACGGCTTCGGCAGGATCGGGAGGCTTTCGTTCAGGGCCTTCTGTCAATACGACGACAAAAATATAGCGGATGTGGTCGCTATCAACGACCTCACTTCACCAGCCACGTTAGCATACTTATTA
This genomic window from Acetomicrobium sp. S15 = DSM 107314 contains:
- the whiA gene encoding DNA-binding protein WhiA — translated: MEKLVALVRDEWLLLSVDDNGEAEGEILGLIQGMKELRQEDLLTSGRLWVFERLRRIWPLASWAGTWDFASLLVIPPDKKGRISLSLPQDLLRLMTDRFDRRNSWSWLRGLWGSCGSLYLPSSGYYCTFRLCQHSGIAFRVEELLSQIMAKPAERRKEGCVEISIRSQVAITVLLQQMKLKRSSLLLQERARMRAFRDRANKVVNCDAFNIQKSLKAAEEQLIIAQRLMESKAFHTLSRPLKELIVVRLQNPSATLEELGRALSKPVTKSTVEYRWKKLKFLAEVATVTKD
- a CDS encoding gluconeogenesis factor YvcK family protein, with the translated sequence MSWWLTFLCGVLVGAGIYGALLNRRRLKKRKVFTGRFRRRKGDSFYKAVNHRLSLGPHFVALGGGTGLSTLLRGLKGYSRNITAVVTVTDEGGSSGRLRQEWGVLPPGDVRNCLVALAENDSALNNILSFRFDHGELKGHSLGNLILLAATELAGDFRLAVEEMNHLLAIRGRVLPVTTEAVVLAGRTRDGKVVRGELAVSSNGSQLVEIWLEPRDAHPLPEVISAIYGADLVVLGPGSLFTSVIPNILLDDVSTAIRKSDAPKVYVANLMTQPNETDGMNLYDHTSWIAKVLKAFPDYVIANKAPIPEDTFSMYVASGSYPLMLDDNQRRALNEAGCEIIEAPLMKKLDNGMLRHDSHRLAEILVRLAKEDRD